A genomic window from Motacilla alba alba isolate MOTALB_02 chromosome 2, Motacilla_alba_V1.0_pri, whole genome shotgun sequence includes:
- the SP8 gene encoding transcription factor Sp8, which translates to MATSLLGEEPRVGSTPLAMLAATCNKIGSPSPSPSALSDSASSFGKGFHPWKRSSSSASAGSCGAVGSGLPGFGVAGAARNGSSAAAAAAAAAAAALVSDSFSCGGSPGSSAFSLTSSSAAAASSPFANDYSVFQAPGSAGGGGGGGGGGGGAAGQEAAAHQPVFISKVHTSVEGLQGIYPRVGMAHPYESWFKPSHPGLGAGEVGSAGASSWWDVGAGWIDVQSPNGAAALPGSLHPAPGGLQTSLHSPLGGYNSDYSGLGHSAFSSGASSHLLSPAGQHLMDGFKPVLPGSYPDSAPSPLAGAGGSMLGGGPAAPLAASPRSSARRYSGRATCDCPNCQEAERLGPAGASLRRKGLHSCHIPGCGKVYGKTSHLKAHLRWHTGERPFVCNWLFCGKRFTRSDELQRHLRTHTGEKRFACPVCNKRFMRSDHLSKHVKTHSGPGGAGGPGGGGPGGGGGPGGKKGSDTDSEHSAAGSPPCHSPELLPPPEPGHRNGLE; encoded by the exons ATGGCAACTTCACTTCTAGGG GAGGAACCGCGGGTAGGCTCCACGCCGCTGGCCATGCTCGCCGCGACCTGCAACAAGAtcggcagccccagcccctcgcCGTCCGCCCTTTCGGACAGCGCGTCCTCCTTCGGCAAAGGCTTCCACCCCTGGAAacgctcctcctcctcagcctcgGCGGGCAGCTGCGGCGCCGTGGGCTCCGGCCTCCCGGGCTTCGGCGtggcgggcgcggcgcggaACGGCtcctcggcggcggcggcggcagcagcggcggcggcggccgccctCGTCTCGGACTCGTTCAGCTGCGGCGGCTCGCCGGGCTCCAGCGCCTTCTCCCTCACCTCCAGCAGCGCGGCGGCCGCCAGCTCGCCCTTCGCCAACGACTACTCCGTCTTCCAggcgccgggcagcgccggcggcggcggcggcggcggaggcggcggcggtggAGCGGCAGGACAGGAGGCGGCGGCGCACCAGCCCGTCTTCATCTCCAAGGTGCACACGTCggtggaggggctgcagggcatcTACCCGCGGGTGGGAATGGCGCACCCCTACGAGTCCTGGTTCAAGCCCTCGCACCCGGGGCTCGGCGCCGGCGAGGTTGGCTCAGCGGGCGCCTCCAGCTGGTGGGACGTGGGCGCCGGCTGGATCGACGTGCAGAGCCCCAACGGTgcggccgcgctgcccggcTCGCTGCACCCGGCGCCCGGCGGACTCCAGACCTCGCTCCACTCGCCACTGGGCGGCTACAACTCGGATTACTCGGGCCTGGGCCACTCGGCCTTCAGCAGCGGCGCCTCCTCGCACCTCCTCAGCCCCGCCGGGCAGCATCTCATGGACGGATTTAAGCCGGTGCTGCCCGGCTCCTACCCGGACTCGGCCCCCTCGCCGCTGGCCGGCGCCGGGGGCTCCATGCtgggcggcggccccgccgcgccgctgGCCGCTTCGCCGCGCTCCTCCGCCCGCCGCTACTCGGGGCGCGCCACCTGCGACTGCCCCAACTGCCAGGAGGCCGAGCGGCTGGGGCCGGCGGGGGCCAGCCTGCGCCGCAAGGGGCTGCACAGCTGCCACATCCCCGGCTGCGGCAAGGTCTACGGCAAAACCTCGCACCTGAAGGCGCACCTGCGCTGGCACACGGGCGAGCGGCCCTTCGTCTGCAACTGGCTCTTCTGCGGCAAGCGCTTCACCCGCTCCGACGAGCTGCAGCGGCACCTGCGGACCCACACGGGCGAGAAGCGCTTCGCCTGCCCCGTCTGCAACAAGCGCTTCATGCGCAGCGACCACCTCAGCAAGCACGTCAAGACCCACAGCGGCCCCGGAGGCGCCGggggccccggcggcggcggccccggcggcggcggcggccccggcggcaAGAAGGGCAGCGACACCGACAGCGAGCACAGCGCGGCCGGCAGTCCGCCCTGCcactccccagagctgctgccgCCCCCCGAGCCCGGCCACCGCAACGGCCTGGAGTGA